In Hamadaea flava, a genomic segment contains:
- a CDS encoding DUF998 domain-containing protein: MANYATYPEVYRRPTATFVDVIGNGKAALLTLAASAISMLVLIFAYTEEVNPFATPASLYVYAGAKAATLFTGAVFALAFAGAAVATGLGRIGVRLRGAPATLLSAWITSVVLVALFPTDPGAAVTSTSGWIHRVAAVGVLGILPIAGLFLATRMRTESTRTAAMVRSLSVAGCVLMIGCLASRLPDMAPSWTVAQFLQQYPIDGLLQRMLFGVEIALLAVPAAMIARTDATVPQPARSADLQAVRA; the protein is encoded by the coding sequence ATGGCGAATTACGCGACGTATCCCGAGGTCTACCGACGCCCGACAGCCACATTTGTCGATGTAATCGGCAACGGCAAGGCCGCTCTGCTGACCCTCGCGGCGTCGGCGATCTCGATGCTGGTGCTGATCTTCGCGTACACCGAAGAGGTGAATCCCTTCGCTACACCGGCCAGCCTCTACGTCTACGCCGGAGCCAAGGCGGCCACGCTGTTCACCGGCGCGGTGTTCGCCCTCGCCTTCGCCGGAGCCGCCGTCGCGACGGGCCTCGGCCGGATCGGCGTACGCCTGCGGGGAGCACCCGCCACACTGCTGAGCGCTTGGATCACCTCGGTGGTCCTCGTGGCCCTCTTCCCCACCGACCCCGGTGCGGCGGTCACCTCGACGTCCGGCTGGATCCACCGCGTGGCGGCCGTCGGCGTACTGGGCATCCTGCCGATCGCCGGGCTCTTCCTGGCGACGCGTATGCGTACCGAATCAACCCGAACGGCGGCGATGGTTCGATCGCTTTCGGTGGCGGGCTGCGTACTCATGATCGGGTGCCTGGCAAGCCGTCTGCCGGACATGGCACCGAGTTGGACCGTCGCGCAGTTCCTTCAGCAGTACCCGATCGACGGGCTGCTCCAGCGGATGCTGTTCGGAGTGGAGATCGCCCTCCTCGCCGTCCCGGCCGCGATGATCGCCCGCACGGACGCCACCGTGCCGCAGCCGGCTCGTTCGGCAGACCTCCAGGCAGTTCGCGCCTGA
- a CDS encoding SigE family RNA polymerase sigma factor: protein MGQLTAVRPEQAEHVDEFDAFVRARKPALLRAAYLLTGDQHLAEDLVQTALARTHGSWNRLNDSGNAEAYTRKVMYHLQVSWWRRRRVAEVLPGELPDRQRSRLAEDSGQITLRITLRAALLRLTAKQRAVLVLRFFEDRSEVEAADALGVSVGTVKSQTSKALARLREIAPELEGLMIGGSTK, encoded by the coding sequence GTGGGACAGTTGACCGCCGTCCGGCCCGAGCAGGCCGAGCATGTTGACGAGTTCGATGCCTTCGTTCGCGCGCGCAAGCCTGCGCTGCTGCGGGCGGCGTACTTGCTCACCGGGGATCAGCACCTCGCTGAGGACCTCGTGCAGACCGCCTTGGCGCGTACGCACGGCTCGTGGAACCGGCTCAACGACAGCGGCAACGCCGAGGCGTACACCCGGAAGGTGATGTATCACCTGCAGGTGAGCTGGTGGCGGCGGCGCCGCGTGGCCGAGGTGCTGCCGGGGGAGTTGCCGGATCGTCAGCGCAGCCGGCTCGCTGAGGACTCTGGGCAGATCACGTTGCGGATCACCCTGCGGGCGGCGCTGTTGCGGCTGACCGCCAAGCAGCGTGCGGTCCTCGTCCTGCGGTTCTTCGAGGACCGCAGCGAGGTGGAGGCGGCGGACGCCCTCGGCGTGAGCGTCGGCACGGTCAAGTCGCAGACTTCCAAGGCACTGGCCCGGCTGCGTGAGATCGCGCCCGAGTTGGAAGGTCTGATGATCGGCGGATCGACGAAGTGA
- a CDS encoding DsbA family oxidoreductase has protein sequence MDIEIFSDVVCPWCWIGEQKVLTAVSGFTTETGEPVKLRWRAFQLDPSATSEGIPLVQWLGSRYGGEDNAKRMFTQVTSVGREVGLTMNFDQAISANTLDSHRLIWWAGRDGADQRPMVEALHEAHFTHGKDIGSLDTLVAVAAGLGHDARLVREFLESPGGLEEVQADLEMGRELGITGVPTFVFAGKYAISGAQDPSTLREVLDEVLQREGRSPLTVLAPQGATCDDDSCAA, from the coding sequence GTGGATATCGAGATCTTTTCCGACGTCGTGTGCCCGTGGTGCTGGATCGGCGAGCAGAAGGTGCTGACAGCTGTGTCCGGCTTCACAACGGAGACCGGCGAACCGGTGAAGCTGCGCTGGCGGGCGTTCCAGCTCGACCCGAGCGCCACTTCGGAGGGGATCCCGCTGGTCCAGTGGTTGGGGAGCCGCTACGGCGGCGAGGACAACGCCAAGCGCATGTTCACCCAGGTCACCTCGGTGGGCCGCGAGGTCGGCCTGACCATGAACTTCGACCAGGCCATCAGCGCCAACACCCTCGACTCCCACCGGCTGATCTGGTGGGCCGGTCGCGACGGCGCCGACCAGCGCCCCATGGTCGAGGCGCTGCACGAGGCCCACTTCACGCACGGCAAGGACATCGGCTCGCTCGACACGCTCGTCGCGGTCGCCGCGGGTCTCGGTCACGATGCCCGACTGGTACGCGAATTCCTGGAGTCGCCGGGCGGTCTCGAAGAGGTGCAGGCCGACTTGGAGATGGGCCGGGAGCTGGGCATCACCGGCGTTCCCACGTTCGTCTTCGCCGGCAAGTACGCGATCAGCGGCGCCCAGGACCCGTCAACGCTGCGGGAAGTGCTGGACGAGGTGCTCCAGCGCGAAGGCCGCTCCCCGTTGACGGTGCTCGCTCCGCAGGGCGCCACCTGCGACGACGACAGCTGCGCCGCCTAA
- a CDS encoding SGNH/GDSL hydrolase family protein — translation MAWQRYVALGDSFTEGLDDPDPALRDVFRGWADLTASELARSSTEFQYANLAIRGRLYDAIVAEQVDPALAMSPDLVSFAAGGNDVLRRSCDPVTLMQRFDGTISKLRATGADVLVFRFANLVDRLPGAKLIGPRVRFLNEAVGDVAIRHGARLVDLWNDREFDNPAMWSVDRLHLAPRGHERVAAHVLTALDVKPPAEWWESPAYPRKRSWPIARAQDVRWAGTHLAPWVKRRLTGRSSGDNITAKRPTLLPM, via the coding sequence GTGGCGTGGCAGCGATACGTGGCGCTCGGCGACAGTTTCACCGAGGGTCTGGACGACCCCGATCCGGCATTGCGTGATGTCTTCCGCGGCTGGGCCGATCTCACCGCGAGTGAACTGGCGCGCTCGTCCACCGAGTTCCAGTACGCGAACCTCGCGATCCGTGGCCGCCTCTACGACGCGATCGTCGCCGAACAGGTGGACCCGGCCCTGGCCATGAGTCCCGACCTGGTGAGCTTCGCCGCCGGCGGAAACGACGTGCTGCGCAGGTCGTGTGATCCGGTCACGCTGATGCAGCGCTTCGACGGAACGATCTCCAAGCTGCGCGCGACCGGTGCCGACGTGTTGGTCTTCCGATTCGCGAACCTCGTCGACCGGCTGCCGGGCGCGAAACTCATCGGTCCCCGCGTCCGCTTCCTGAACGAAGCCGTCGGCGACGTCGCCATCCGCCACGGTGCTCGCCTCGTCGACCTCTGGAACGACCGGGAGTTCGACAATCCAGCGATGTGGAGCGTCGACCGGCTGCACCTCGCCCCCCGTGGACACGAGCGGGTGGCGGCGCATGTCCTGACCGCACTCGACGTCAAGCCGCCCGCCGAATGGTGGGAGTCGCCGGCGTACCCGCGGAAGCGGTCGTGGCCGATCGCCCGCGCCCAGGACGTCCGCTGGGCCGGCACGCACCTCGCGCCCTGGGTCAAACGACGGCTCACCGGCCGTTCCTCCGGCGACAACATCACAGCGAAGCGGCCCACGCTACTGCCGATGTAA
- a CDS encoding SigE family RNA polymerase sigma factor, translating to MYGADSPPIRVGVETGADFDELYAASFQGLTLQLYAYLGDLAEAQDVVQEAFCRAFGKWKQIRRYDDPVAWVRRVAWNLATSRFRKQKTALNFLRRQREERAAEPSPDRVALVRALAEIPPQQRRAVVLHYMAQLSVAEIARQEGVAEGTVKSWLSRGRAALAGRLSDPAQKGF from the coding sequence ATGTACGGGGCCGACTCACCACCCATCCGGGTGGGAGTCGAGACGGGTGCGGACTTCGACGAGCTGTACGCCGCGAGCTTTCAAGGGCTCACGCTTCAGCTCTATGCGTACCTCGGTGATCTGGCCGAGGCGCAGGACGTAGTCCAGGAGGCGTTCTGCCGAGCCTTCGGCAAATGGAAGCAGATCCGCCGCTACGACGACCCGGTCGCCTGGGTTCGCCGGGTGGCGTGGAACCTGGCGACGAGCCGGTTCCGCAAGCAGAAGACGGCGCTGAACTTCCTGCGCCGCCAGCGTGAGGAGCGCGCGGCCGAACCGTCGCCCGACCGGGTCGCGCTCGTCCGGGCGTTGGCCGAGATCCCGCCCCAGCAGCGACGCGCCGTCGTCCTGCATTACATGGCCCAGCTTTCCGTGGCGGAGATCGCCCGCCAGGAAGGCGTCGCCGAAGGAACCGTCAAGTCTTGGCTCAGCCGAGGGCGTGCCGCCCTCGCCGGCCGCCTGTCCGACCCTGCCCAGAAGGGATTCTGA